One genomic region from Yamadazyma tenuis chromosome 4, complete sequence encodes:
- a CDS encoding uncharacterized protein (EggNog:ENOG50KOG1897; COG:A), whose protein sequence is MPLDTAGTPSLWFLDSLYIDEPILALDKFEHPNLPTDCLLLLTETYQLLFLWFDPTLSRFSILSTITFDASNQQLPSDALPKIIIDPSPNPEFFLVYFFEGFLQVFIINNSWSPSDGSANRPKRKHDQHEIVEEFTSSIGGIVFQDIKIHQNTGSSKVFSVLYRDYNYAYSLRSYSLDINNKSISILRQFDEFNEAPTTLINPTNGGLLILTDSYIFYFPNPEITLLELSDNNADANISCNSEECVITKRLTISGSTDISAFSYFTIIDERRILLVNNRGETYLLFFDSVKKSKSLFQVNSISFVKLGPTTVPINVLHITDNVFFVASKLSQSVLFKILTKEPYIDICQFVSSSPPVLDIQVQNNGNQIELFTCQGGYESGEYRRISNRLSYLDFKKSFQCESKHSDISEFFRSDDEAIIRVYDPEIQKAQYFSLNSNYCYQHLETKNTETILTKKDASGLLEVSQEEISLNGTVINKMGVSKVKAVNSTSFVVLDNENTFHVYSEVLIQSVKLKKSTEVSAMDVVNVFEREYLILICFWDGSYELYSVSDSEFELVREEKPSRNGVPISSCCLVYDYHQKPGSTWILLITSNNDLIQEFLDFRKNEIESSRSRIIHLDGIPFKFTKNQLNEVIIFNKKKIFGLYNDKTTNFNRIFVLDTLNPRLDINDITFIGNKHLAISSNTDEVFIYSVESFDSTKDVIFSNSFNIKSVKIPRFKQALLLSSKNAFINEINDYRRNSYLQLVDLGQMKVISKVEFPETKPVELVDICIVPTIGLDSQSSGPGVYAIGLCNSTSPSEIIRIFQIKKGKLNELPMIKILGLSDISKYTFQNIQLIDKNNNYYLVSGVINFIIKPRSLHEWVVLPDCVHASPVFSVAASYFDRTLIFGDVVKGITTVNLKVDEQESIALDKDTTRTFLETTFVTDVVSFVSEDGEIIFITDSTGNFTGITLSSELENEGIEDNSDIKDFKEIISYNLGDSINLATLIPEAHHERDFHSNFDKIEQETSIVRGKVLMGTVNGGIYTLSELIDTDEEIQDIITECSKELILFKHTLSDIQYTSKRDKYNMWLSKREKRLLQQDSSGQLSKKPNKGVLDLIFIQYWLNRDAVLRQHDLIDESAQELEEMKNSLRSCYKHQSLLQRIVFDVQGV, encoded by the exons ATGCCTC TCGATACGGCTGGCACTCCATCATTATGGTTTCTTGATTCATTATATATTGATGAGCCTATTCTTGCATTAGACAAGTTCGAACACCCCAATTTACCAACTGATTGTTTATTGTTATTAACAGAAACCTATCAACTACtatttctttggtttgaTCCAACATTATCTCGATTTTCTATTTTGAGTACCATTACCTTTGATGCCAGTAACCAACAATTGCCATCAGATGCATTGCCTAAAATCATTATTGATCCTTCACCGAATCCAGAATTCTTTTTGGTGTACTTCTTCGAAGGGTTTTTGCAGGTCTTTATCATTAACAACCTGTGGAGCCCATCTGATGGAAGTGCTAACAGACCAAAGAGAAAACACGATCAAcatgaaattgttgaggAGTTCACATCTTCTATCGGGGGTATAGTTTTTCAAGACATCAAAATACATCAAAATACAGGGTCAAGCAAAGTTTTCTCCGTGCTTTACAGAGATTATAATTATGCCTATTCTTTACGCTCGTACCTGCTTGACATTAACAACAAAAGCATCTCAATATTACgacaatttgatgaattcaatGAGgcaccaacaactttgaTAAACCCAACTAATGGGGGACTTTTGATACTTACTGATAGCTACATTTTCTATTTTCCTAACCCTGAGATTACACTTCTTGAGTTATCTGACAACAACGCTGACGCCAATATTTCATGCAACTCAGAGGAATGTGTGATAACAAAGAGATTGACCATTTCTGGGAGTACTGATATTTCTGCTTTTAGCTACTTCACAATTATTGACGAGAGGAGAATCTTGTTAGTGAATAATCGGGGTGAAACCTATTTGCTCTTTTTCGATTCAGTCAAGAAGTCTAAATCTTTATTCCAGGTTAACTCAATTTCATTCGTTAAGCTAGGTCCCACCACAGTGCCTATTAACGTGCTTCACATAACTGATAATGTTTTTTTCGTGGCCTCAAAGCTATCTCAATCAGTATTGTTTAAAATTTTGACTAAAGAGCCATACATTGACATATGCCAATTTGTCAGTTCATCCCCCCCAGTATTGGAtattcaagtccaaaataACGGAAACCAAATAGAACTTTTCACTTGCCAAGGAGGTTATGAAAGTGGTGAATACAGAAGAATCTCAAATAGACTAAGTTatcttgatttcaaaaagaGCTTTCAATGTGAATCAAAGCACAGTGATATATCCGAATTTTTCAGGtcagatgatgaagcaATAATAAGGGTATATGATCCAGAAATACAGAAAGCCCAGTACTTCAGCCTTAATAGCAATTATTGCTATCAACATTTGGAAACCAAGAATACAGAGACAATTTTGACGAAAAAGGATGCTTCTGGTCTATTAGAGGTATCACAGGAAGAAATTTCACTAAACGGTACAGTTATTAACAAGATGGGGGTTCTGAAAGTGAAAGCAGTAAACTCTACTCTGTTCGTGGTTCTTGATAATGAAAATACATTTCACGTTTACTCAGAGGTCTTGATACAAAGTGTGAAATTAAAAAAAAGTACAGAAGTTTCAGCCATGGACGTGGTTAATGTTTTCGAGCGGGAGTATTTGATCTTGATTTGTTTTTGGGATGGATCTTACGAGTTATACCTGGTTTCGGATTCGGAATTTGAGCTCGTGAGAGAAGAGAAGCCGTCGCGAAACGGAGTACCTATTTCATCATGCTGCCTTGTTTATGACTATCATCAAAAGCCAGGGTCTACGTGGATTCTTCTCATTACTTCTAACAACGATTTGATTCAAgaatttcttgatttccGGAAAAATGAAATAGAAAGTAGCAGGAGTAGAATTATTCACTTGGATGGAATACCCTTCAAATTTACCAAAAATCAATTGAATGAAGTAATAATCTTtaataagaagaagatttttgGACTATACAACGACAAGACAACAAATTTCAACAGGATTTTTGTATTAGATACGCTAAATCCTCGTTTGgatatcaatgatatcaCCTTCATAGGGAATAAGCATCTtgcaatttcatcaaatacAGATGAAGTCTTCATTTATTCTGTCGAGTCTTTTGATTCCACTAAAGATGTTATTTTTTCGAATAGCTTCAACATTAAGTCCGTAAAGATACCTAGATTCAAACAGGCTTTACTActatcttcaaagaatgctttcatcaatgaaattAATGATTATAGGAGAAATTCGTACTTACAATTAGTGGATTTGGGTCAAATGAAAGTGATTTCGAAGGTTGAATTCCCAGAAACCAAACCCGTCGAATTGGTTGACATTTGCATAGTTCCGACCATCGGTTTAGACTCACAATCTAGTGGTCCTGGAGTTTATGCAATAGGTCTTTGTAATTCCACTAGCCCAAGTGAAATCATCAGGATTTTCCAGATTAAAAAGGGCAAATTGAATGAACTTCCAATGATAAAGATACTTGGTTTGTCAGATATATCGAAGTATACATTCCAGAATATCCAGCTTATCGATAAAAATAATAACTATTATTTGGTTTCTGGTGTGATAAACTTCATAATTAAACCTCGAAGTTTGCATGAGTGGGTGGTTCTCCCAGACTGCGTGCATGCATCACCGGTATTTTCAGTTGCTGCTTCTTACTTCGATCGCACGTTAatatttggtgatgttgtaAAGGGTATTACCACAGTGAATTTGAAAGTCgatgaacaagaaagtATTGCGTTGGACAAGGATACCACAAGAACATTTTTGGAAACAACTTTTGTGACCGATGTGGTGTcatttgtttctgaagatggAGAAATTATTTTCATCACCGATTCCACGGGTAACTTTACTGGAATAACTCTCAGTAGTGAGCTTGAGAACGAAGGTATTGAAGATAACTCGGACATAAAAGACTTCAAGGAAATTATCTCGTATAATCTTGGTGATTCAATCAATTTGGCTACTTTAATTCCTGAGGCACACCATGAACGAGATTTTCATTCAAATTTTGATAAGATAGAGCAAGAAACATCGATAGTAAGAGGCAAAGTTTTGATGGGAACAGTGAACGGAGGTATTTACACTTTAAGTGAACTTATTGATACTGATGAAGAGATTCAAGATATTATTACCGAATGCTCTAAAGAGCTCATATTGTTTAAGCATACGCTATCTGACATCCAGTACACCAGCAAACGTGACAAGTACAATATGTGGTTAAGCAAGAGAGAAAAAAGACTTTTACAGCAAGATAGCAGTGGTCAACTATCTAAAAAGCCCAATAAAGGAGTGTTGGACTTAATATTTATTCAGTACTGGTTGAATAGAGATGCTGTTTTGAGGCAGCACGATCTAATTGATGAATCAGCccaagaattggaagaaatgaagaatTCATTGAGATCCTGTTATAAGCATCAGAGCTTGCTTCAAAGAATAGTATTTGATGTCCAAGGTGTCTAG
- the NUP85 gene encoding Nucleoporin nup85 (EggNog:ENOG503NVR1; COG:U,Y) → MDTAVQDPLFSKGFDDIEMLDIGETSSDIESISKSSIPSAMGSEDSEPVVLKEWLNSDKPLNFHFNSREYKNSVEAKDEFSVLHSKYATSLYRVIESLGELDLRRTDDYDEPFGLIRSDRLAGTQDQNKKRESKITSAFLKLSDELNQFIAGLREIDSDYPLNYECLLSIIDCLHANVFYNSVNEKPNHLVRWVNRFDLKPEEELVEEIMVKTTTPYQHPLFWTKFIAKLITRGLSDQSANAIKNSGYEHLKEDDIELFQLIEDFIGLLESYNTMSLKKEFAQWKLSCCEFRDLIPKLKTNIKSPANIIVLEQIHDLAYILTGLPKTTANYCDTWYEIVTCLSLFQIRDDDSMYPQYFDIALEEKPPLLIDSEDILKSTERAFLNVFEGSYLHVLTKIDEIDSATAALVSRLFELKGLFSNYYTIDDDKDLNRLRTGKTISEYLLTKFAFQCLNTHPLAPVGIGILLNENIESSVSSINNNKTIIEEYLPKYQCKSNDDLEWCLTICAKLGLVTTASELYRIYGTKSLKDGYLYEALNMLVNCYSADGNLEANQKGMKEVHYIVWELIFQDTLLNNRPIKDELINNVVKHETDPTFEVHPVIKQCLSPYAVLFEFYNSISNPIAPDTTVIMAKSKTSRILHLLEFTHLPKKFYPLLLAQLIPFFIDDIYQFQIPELIVIIELIDNFEQQTSPDDFRKAQELYKHSITNFDRTQAESYDWRIKINLKQRSIPESVGDLTRLLRNEIVTQVGKVYVHNV, encoded by the coding sequence ATGGATACCGCCGTTCAAGACCCTTTGTTCAGCAAAGGTTTCGACGACATTGAAATGTTGGATATAGGGGAAACGTCTTCAGATATAGAATCTATATCTAAGTCGTCAATACCTTCAGCCATGGGAAGTGAGGATTCGGAGCCAGTCGTTTTGAAAGAATGGTTGAATTCAGACAAGCCATTGAATTTTCATTTCAACTCAAGAGAATACAAGAATAGTGTTGAAGCCAAAGATGAATTTTCAGTACTCCATTCCAAATACGCAACGTCCCTTTACAGGGTAATTGAAAGTCTTGGAGAGTTGGATTTGAGAAGAACTGATGATTACGACGAGCCATTTGGGTTGATAAGAAGTGATAGATTGGCTGGTACGCAAGACCAGAACAAAAAACGAGAGCTGAAGATAACATCTGCCTTCTTGAAATTAAGTGATGAGTTGAACCAGTTTATTGCTGGTTTGAGAGAAATTGATTCCGACTACCCTTTAAACTATGAATGTCTCTTGTCTATAATCGATTGCTTGCATGCCAATGTATTCTACAATTCGGTAAACGAAAAGCCTAATCACTTGGTCAGATGGGTAAACCGATTTGATCTtaaaccagaagaagaattggtcGAGGAGATCATGGTAAAAACTACCACACCATATCAACACCCTCTTTTCTGGACCAAGTTCATTGCTAAGTTAATTACCAGAGGTTTATCGGATCAATCCGCAAATGCTATCAAGAATTCGGGATACGAGCACTTGAAAGAGGATGATATTGAGTTATTTCAGTTAATAGAGGATTTTATCGGCTTATTGGAGAGCTATAACACCATGTCATTAAAGAAAGAATTTGCTCAATGGAAACTCTCATGCTGTGAATTCAGAGACCTAATTCCTAAGTTAAAGACAAATATCAAATCCCCCGCAAATATAATTGTATTGGAGCAAATCCATGACTTAGCTTATATATTGACAGGATTACCCAAGACGACCGCCAATTATTGTGACACCTGGTACGAAATTGTTACTTGCTTATCTTTGTTCCAGATTAGAGATGATGACTCCATGTATCCCCAATACTTCGACATTGCCCTCGAAGAAAAGCCACCTTTACTCATTGACAGTGAAGATATTCTCAAGAGCACCGAAAGGGCTTTCTTGAACGTATTTGAAGGAAGCTATTTGCATGTTTTGACGAAgattgatgaaatcgatAGTGCAACAGCAGCTCTCGTTTCAAGACTCTTCGAATTGAAAGGGTTATTCTCGAATTATTACACgattgatgatgacaaaGATCTCAACCGATTGAGAACGGGTAAAACCATTTCGGAGTACTTGTTAACCAAATTTGCTTTTCAATGTCTCAATACCCACCCATTGGCACCGGTAGGCATCGggatattgttgaatgaaaaCATTGAAAGCAGCGTACTGTCTATTAATAATAACAAAACAATCATTGAAGAGTATCTACCAAAGTATCAATGCAAGTCAAACGATGATCTTGAGTGGTGTTTAACAATTTGTGCCAAATTAGGTTTGGTAACAACTGCTAGTGAATTGTACCGGATCTATGGaaccaaatctttgaaagatgGCTACCTTTATGAAGCCTTGAACATGCTTGTAAATTGTTACAGTGCTGATGGTAATCTTGAAGCTAATCAAAAGGGTATGAAAGAGGTGCATTACATTGTTTGGGAATTGATATTTCAGGACACTTTGCTCAATAATAGACCCATAAAAGATGAGTTGATAAATAATGTTGTTAAACATGAAACAGATCCCACCTTCGAAGTTCACCCAGTTATCAAGCAATGTCTTTCTCCTTATGCGGTTTTATTCGAGTTCTATAATTCTATTTCCAACCCTATCGCTCCAGATACAACGGTGATAATGGCTAAGAGCAAAACCTCTAGGATACTTCATTTGCTAGAGTTCACCCATTTACCTAAGAAGTTCTATCCATTGTTATTAGCTCAGTTGATTCCTtttttcattgatgatatatATCAATTTCAAATACCTGAGCTAATTGTGATTATTGAACTCATCGATAATTTCGAACAACAAACAAGTCCAGACGATTTCAGAAAAGCTCAAGAGTTGTATAAACACTCGATTACAAATTTTGACAGAACTCAAGCTGAATCATACGATTGGAGAATAAAGATCAACCTCAAACAGAGAAGCATTCCTGAATCAGTTGGAGATTTGACTCGACTTCTTAGAAATGAGATTGTCACCCAAGTTGGCAAGGTGTACGTACATAATGTCTAG
- the CUP5 gene encoding vacuolar ATPase V0 domain subunit c (EggNog:ENOG503P1TH; COG:P), with product MSDLCPVYAPFFGSIGCAAAIVFTCFGASYGTAKSGVGICATCVLRPDLLVRNIVPVIMAGIIAIYGLVVSVLVSDSLSQKQALYTGFIQLGAGLSVGLSGLAAGFAIGIVGDAGVRGTAQQPRLFVGMILILIFAEVLGLYGLIVALLLNSRANQDVTC from the exons ATGTCTGATTTATG TCCAGTTTACGCTCCTTTCTTTGGTTCGATTGGTTGTGCTGCCGCTATTGTGTTCACCTGTTTCGGTGCTTCCTACGGAACTGCTAAGTCTGGTGTGGGTATTTGTGCTACCTGTGTCTTGAGACCTGACTTGTTGGTTAGAAACATTGTTCCAGTCATTATGGCTGGTATCATTGCTATTTATGGATTGGTGGTTTCAGTGTTGGTTTCTGATTCTTTGAGTCAAAAACAAGCATTGTACACCGGTTTCATCCAATTGGGTGCGGGTTTGTCCGTTGGGTTGTCTGGGTTGGCTGCTGGTTTTGCCATTGGTATTGTCGGTGATGCTGGTGTCAGAGGTACTGCTCAACAACCAAGATTGTTCGTTGGaatgattttgattttgattttcgCCGAAGTGTTGGGTTTGTATGGGTTAATTGTTGCTTTGTTATTGAACTCTAGAGCTAACCAAGATGTTACCTGTTAA
- the SNU13 gene encoding RNA binding protein snu13 (COG:A; EggNog:ENOG503P2R7), with protein sequence MSAPNPKAFPLADSALSTQILDVAQQAQNLRQLKKGANEATKTLNRGISEFIIMAADTEPIEILLHLPLLCEDKNVPYVFVPSKAALGRACGVSRPVIAASVTTNDASAIKNQIYSIKDKIETLLI encoded by the coding sequence ATGTCTGCCCCAAACCCAAAAGCCTTCCCATTGGCCGACTCTGCTTTGTCCACTCAAATCTTGGACGTTGCTCAACAAGCTCAAAACTTAAGACAGTTGAAAAAAGGTGCTAATGAAGCTACCAAAACCTTGAACAGAGGTATTTCTGAATTCATTATTATGGCTGCTGACACTGAGCCTATTGAAATCTTGTTGCACTTGCCATTATTGTGTGAAGACAAGAACGTTCCATACGTTTTCGTTCCTTCCAAGGCTGCTTTGGGTAGAGCCTGTGGTGTTTCCAGACCAGTTATTGCTGCTTCTGTCACCACCAATGATGCATCTGCTATTAAAAACCAGATTTACTCTATCAAGGATAAGATTGAAACTTTGTTGATCTAG